GGTTCCCAGGCCGTGCGGTCGCTCAGGTCTGAGCCGAATGCGCGTCGGGATGCCGGATCGGGCTCGATGGTCAGCACTGTGTGCGCCCCGGCGACCGCCAGCTCCTGCTGGAGCAACTCACGGGGGAACAGGTGCGCTTGTGGGTCGATCACGACGAGCGTGCGGGCTCCCGCTGCGAGTGCGGCGTTGGTCGCGGACCGCAGGGAGCCGTCCATGTATCGGCGGCCGTTGACGGTGATCGGTGGGTAGATGCCCGGGAAGGCCGTGCTCGCCGCCACGGCGGAGGGCAGCGGTGCGCCAGTGGCACGGTCGAAGACCTCCTGTTCGCCGGTCTCGACGTCCACCACCGCAATGAGCAGCTTTCGGTCCGGCCACTGGTCCGCGCCGGCCAGGGCGCGCATCCGGGCGATGTGTGCCTGCTCGGGGCCGGTTTCGGCGGCGAGCGCGATCCGGCCGACTCGGCGGCGCGCTTCGGCTGGGTTGGAGGCGGCACGGCCGAGCACGGCGAACGCCTCGGCCAGTCGGCGCCCGTCCACCTGGGGCGGGGTGCCGTCGGAGTCGGCGGGGCGAACGGGAGTGGCGAGCCGGCCGGGGTCCTGACCTGTGGCCAGCACCGTGCCGATGATCGCGCCGGTCGAGGTGCCGACGATCAGATCGGCCTCGCCGAGGTCCACCCCGCCGCGGTGCAGTCCGCAGGCCAGTCCGGCCATCCAGGCCGCACCAACGGGGCCGCCGGCGCCCAGTGCGAGTGCCCGGTCGAGTGTGTGCACGACTGTCTCCTCCCGTTATTGAAACAGTCGTACCATATACTGACGTGCGTTCAGATCCGCAGTACGGAGAGGATGATCCACCGTGGGGCGACCCGCAGATCCCGCCCGACGGGAGGCCACGCTGGCGCGGGCGACCGACTACGTACTGGCACACGGCCTGGCCGGGTTGAGCCTGCGGCCGTTGGCCGCGGCTCTCGATACCAGCCCGCGGATGCTGCTCTACGACTTCGGCAGCAAGCAGGAGTTGGTATCTGCCGTCCTTGCCGAGGCCCGCCGCCGCGGAGTGGCACGGCTGGCCGAGAACCTTCCGGCGCGGGCGGCGTCTCCGGAGGAACACCTGCGCGGCATCTGGGCCTGGATCAGCGCGCCTGAGCGTGCCCCGTACGTCCGGCTGATCTTCGAGGTGCACGCCGACGGCCTGGCTCACCCCGAGAACCACCCCGATCAGGCCGAGGCGATCACGGATTGGTTCCACACCCTCGGCGCCACGTTGCACGACACCGCCACCGGTCCTGACGACACGGTCACTCCCACGCTGGTCATGGCTGTCATTCGGGGTCTCCTGTTCGATCTCACGACCACGGGAGACCGTCGCCGCACCGACCGCGCCCTGGACCGCTTCTGCGAACTCCTCCGGCATTGAAGGCGGTTGGTGCTCAGCCCGCCCTTGGAAGAAGGGCAGCCATACGGTCGGCGTCCAACGCCGGTACACCGGCACGGCGGGGAGAACGGACAGCTCCCAAGTCGCCGTCCACCTGGTTCACGCAGGCCGGCGCGGGCCCGTCTCGTGGGATCGGTCGCCGTTCCTGGCGGTGAGCGACGGTCGTTGTGGGCGGTGTCGGGATCACCGGCAGCTGGTCGACGGGATTCTGCGCCGGGTACGTACGGGGGTGCACCGGCGTGACCTGCTGGGGTGGTGCGGGCCATGGACGATGGTCCCTGAGCGCCACCGGGTGCGCTGGCGGAGGTGGTCAGCGAGGTCTGCTCCGCTCATGACCGGCTGCTCACGGTCACGTCGAATGCGGAAAACCGGCCGACCGCAGCAGACAGGACGAGCGGTAGCTCCTTGTCGGCCTGTCCGATCGTCAGTGCGAGCCGACGACCGCCGTCGGGAAGTGGCCACACCTGCATGCTCACGGCCTGTTGGCTGAGGTGGTCGAGCGGCTCGGGCACGATCTCGCCCTCGCAGCCGGCACGGAGATATGGCCCGAGGTCCACGTCGAATGCGTCGCCCCACCGAGTCGTCAGGTGTGCGGCCAGGTCGTCGAGGCAGGCTCTCAGTTCGGCTTCGGCCTCGACCCAGGTCTGCCCGTCGTCGTCCTCCTCCCGGAAGTCCCGACCGGCCAGCAGTTCGCGCACATGATGCCCCGGTCCACTGCTCCCGGTGACGTCGGCGG
The Kitasatospora paranensis genome window above contains:
- a CDS encoding patatin-like phospholipase family protein, giving the protein MHTLDRALALGAGGPVGAAWMAGLACGLHRGGVDLGEADLIVGTSTGAIIGTVLATGQDPGRLATPVRPADSDGTPPQVDGRRLAEAFAVLGRAASNPAEARRRVGRIALAAETGPEQAHIARMRALAGADQWPDRKLLIAVVDVETGEQEVFDRATGAPLPSAVAASTAFPGIYPPITVNGRRYMDGSLRSATNAALAAGARTLVVIDPQAHLFPRELLQQELAVAGAHTVLTIEPDPASRRAFGSDLSDRTAWEPAYRAGLRQATDAAEQLRPAWRTGSHTD
- a CDS encoding TetR family transcriptional regulator, with protein sequence MGRPADPARREATLARATDYVLAHGLAGLSLRPLAAALDTSPRMLLYDFGSKQELVSAVLAEARRRGVARLAENLPARAASPEEHLRGIWAWISAPERAPYVRLIFEVHADGLAHPENHPDQAEAITDWFHTLGATLHDTATGPDDTVTPTLVMAVIRGLLFDLTTTGDRRRTDRALDRFCELLRH